Within the Scytonema millei VB511283 genome, the region TTGCCGTCCCTGTCATCCCCGACAGTTTTGGATAGAGCAAAAATAGGTTTTGGTAGGTAATCGTGGCTAAAGTTTGAGTTTCCGGTTGAATTTCTACCCTTTCCTTGGCTTCAATGGCTTGGTGCAACCCGTCACTCCAGCGTCTGCCTGGTAGCACCCGTCCGGTAAATTCGTCTACGATGACGATCTCGTCTTCGCGAACGATGTAGTTTACGTCCCCCAGGAATAATTCTTTGGCTTTGAGGGCGTTAAAAACGAAATGCGCCCAAGGATCTTCGGGGTTGAATAAATCTGTAACTCCCAACAATTCTTCGGCAGCAGCAAAACCCTCATCTGTTAACAGCACGTTCCGCGCTTTTTCATCAACTTCGTAATGCTCGTCTTTTTGCAAGGCAGCAGCAATTTGAGAGGCACGGATATATTTTTCTGTCGGTTTTTCTACTTGTCCAGAAATAATTAAGGGCGTGCGTGCTTCGTCAATCAGAATCGAGTCTACTTCGTCAATGACGCAGAAGTTGAAGGGACGCTGCACGACATCATCCATGTGGGTAGCCATGTTGTCCCGCAGATAATCAAAACCTACCTCACTATTGGTGACATAGGTAATATCGCAGGCATAGTTGCGCTTGCGCTCGTCTGGGGTCATGCTTTGTTGAATCAGTCCGACGCTCAACCCCAAGAAACGATGCACTTGACCCATCCATTCAGCGTCCCGCTTTGCCAGGTAATCGTTGACGGTGACTACGTGCGCTCCTTTACCAGTCAATGCATTGAGGTAAGATGGCAAGGTTGCCACTAAAGTCTTACCCTCACCCGTTTTCATCTCGGCAATTTGACCTTGATGCAGGATAATACCACCTAATAGCTGTACGTCAAAGTGCCGCAGTCCCAATACTCTACGTCCCGCCTCGCGCACGACAGCAAATGCTTCTGGCAGAATGTCATCCAAGCTTTCACCTTTTTCGAGGCGCTGTTTAAACTCTGCTGTCTTACCAATTAGTTGCTCGTCAGGGAGAGCTTTAATGTCTTCTTCTAATAAATTAATTTCTGTGACGTAAGGCTGATATTTTTTGAGCTTACGAGCGTTGGGGTCGCCCAGCAAGGTTTTTAGCATGGTAGGTCAGGAGAACTTAAGGATTTCTAGGAAGTTTAATTTGTGAGTTTTGATTTTGCCATCAGCTCGTACTGGTGGGACGCTAGAACTCAAATACTAGCCTTTTGGATGGACAAAATTGGTCAATTGTACAGTGTTTTGGCTATCGGTCTTGATATAAACTTTATAGATCGTATCATTTTACCCCAATTCTATAATGGTGCGGATAGGCGATCGCTTTTTGTCGGGAGTCGGGGAAGAGAGCTGAGGGAGCTGAGGGAGCAGAGGGAGCAATAACCGTCAACCGTCAACCGTCAACCGTCAACTAATGACCGATGACAATGACCAATGACCATTATTGCGAATTCTCCCATTCTGGTGTAAGGCTACGGAAGTTGAAGGCGTTGGCGCTGGGATGACAGGTGACACAACTGCTCAGGTGAGTTGGTTTTGGTAATTTGACTCTGGGATGCAAAGCTTTGAAATAACGCGAGTTGGCAATGCGGTATGGTATTTCTTCGTCTTGGTTGAGGGGACGGGAAGCAAATCTCAGATAATTCCACACTAGAATGCGGGGTGGATCGACCAATGGCTTGATTTGTACGCCGTAGTGTTGCGTATCTTGTAGCAACCGCTGCCAAGTCTGCACGGGTAGAACGGCTGGCGGAACGGCGATGTGGCAAGTAGCGCAGTTTTCCAAGTAGAGTTCTTGTCCCAATTGATAGCGTTGGGGAACTGCATCAATGGTGTTAGCTGGTTGGGCATGAGTCGCCATTGCTAAAATCCAAGCAGCAGCAATACTCCAAGCTAAGATTAACAGCAATAGGATCGGGGTCGATCGCTTGCTTTTTGGGCGGTGTGATTTTGATTTGAGGGCAGGTAACATAAATCAGTCTTTTTCAGCAGGGCTGATAGCAGCTCACACTGTAATATCACATCTAATGGCTAGACAGTTGAGTGTTGACAGTTATCAGTTAACAGTTAACAGTTAACAGTTATCGGTGAAAGCGTGAAAGCGCGACTAGTAACTAGAAGAGAGTTCAGTCACCAGCCATCAGCCACCAGCTACTCACACAATTACCACATTTATTTTGAGTTATGAATCATTCCACTAGCAAACGCGATCGCATTCTACTCAAATTTAATGACAGCTTCAAAAAAAGTCGAACAGATCTTTCAGCAGTACTACTTTTTCCCAAACCTCATTTGTGGGTTGGTTCGGATGAAACATCGACTATCGAACGTCTAACTTTTGTAGAGCAGCAAAATTGCTTTGCCGAACATCACACATTTCACGTTCAAGATTTTATTGAGTTACCAAAACCAGAAGATGAAGAAATTGATATTGAAGGATTAGCTTATCACGATTACTATCTCTGGTTTATTGGTTCCCATAGCTGGAAGCGCAAAAAACCAAAACCAGAACATACTGATGTGGAAAATATTGAACGATTAGCTAAGATAAAAACAGAAGAAAATCGTTATATTATTGGGCGTATTCCCTTAGTTGATGGCAGTTTGCGGCAGTCTTGTCCTCATCCTGAAAATCCAGATGTCACCTTGACTGCGGCAAAAGTCAAACTAACAGAGGGGGGAAATATGCTGACTGAAGCTTTAGCGACAGACCCTCATTTTGGCGATTTTGTCAAGACTAATATTCCTGGCAAAGATAATGGCTTTGATGTAGAAGGAATAGCAATCTATCAACAAAAAGTTTTTCTTGGTTTACGGGGTCCAGTATTGCGGGGCTGGGCAGCGATCTTAGAGTTAGAGTTAGAAATAGATACTACAGAAGACACTTTAAAGCTGAAACCAATTGGAGCAGAACAAAATCTTTATAAAAAGCATTTTGTTTATTTGAATGGTTTAGGCATTCGAGATCTACACGTAGATGAAAAAGATTTTTTGATTTTAGCAGGACCAACAATGGATTTAGATGGTCCAGTCCGAGTTTATCGCTGGCACAATGGTGTAAATATAGCTGAAAATACGCTATCTTATCCAGAGGTTATGTTAGAAATCCCCTTCGGTATTGGAGACGACCACGCAGAAGGAATGATTACGTTTAATGAATATACTCAAACTCCGTCGCTTTTGGTGATTTACGACGCGCCCGCCGCAGCTAGATTAGAGGGTGAAGGTGGCGTGTGGGCAGACGTATTCAGTTATCAGTAAACAGTTATCAGTTATCAGTAAGTCCCGATTTACGACTTACGACTTACGACTTACGACTTAATTAAAGGTTTGTTGAGATTGCTTGCGTTGGACAAGTAGGAATGCATTGTTCGCAGACAATACAGCGCGATCGCGTGAATGTCAGTTCAAATGTGGCAGAATTAAGGGTCAAGGCTTCGGTGGGACAAACTCCAGTACACAAACCGCAGTCTACGCAAAGTTCGCGATCGATGGTAATTTCAGCCATTGCTGAAGAGACGTTGATGTTTTGCGATCGCATCCAATCAACCGCCGCATCAAGTTGATCGATATCTCCTGAGAGTTCCACAACTAATGTACCAACTTGATTGGGAGCAACTTGAGCGCGGATAATATTAGCAGCAACGTTAAAATCTTTCGCCAGTCTGTATGTCACTGGTACTTGTATGGCACGGCGAGGGAAGGTCAGCGTAACTCTTTTTTTCATTAGGGAGCAGGGAGCAGGGAGCAGGGAGTAGTGATTTTCTACTTCCGAATTTTCCTATCTCCTCTTTTGTAACAAAAACCTTTTATGGCTGTTCGATTAAAATGAGAGCTGTTGCTCGATCGAATTTTAATAAAAGCCTTATGAGTGCCAAGACTCCCAATCCTTCAGCGCAGCCAACTGAATTGACGTTAGGAAAGCGCATCAGAAACTTCATCATAGTTTTGGTAGCGATCGCTCTCAGTGTCGCATTGTTTTTGGGCTTACGGACTCAAACGGGTGCGGTGACACTCGCAACATTAAGCGATCGCTCGACACCGCTAGAAGTGGCTTTGAGCAACAGCAAGCCGACGCTGATGGAGTTTTATGCTGACTGGTGTACGGTATGTCAGAAAATGGTTCCAGATATTGCTCGGCTAGAACAAGAGTACGCCGGCAAGGTAAACTTTGTCATGCTGAATGTGGATAACAGCAAGTGGTTGCCAGAGATTCTGAAATATCGAGTTGATGGGATTCCCCATTTCGTGTACTTAGGCAAACAAGGAGAGGCGATCGCACAGGCGATCGGAGAACAACCGCGCAGTATTATGGCAAGTAACTTAGAAGCGTTATTAAATGATGCCCCCTTGCCTTACACTTCCGCCAGCGGTCAAGTTTCCAAGTATGAAGCAAATGTCACCCCATCCTCTGAGACCGACGATCCGCGTTTGCATAGTTCTCAGGTAGTGAAGTGATGGATGGTAGTTGGTAGTTGGTGGTTGCTCAGAATTACTCTGTTCCCTGTTCCCTTTCTTCACTGATAACTGATAACTGATAACTGTCAACCGTCAACTATTTTGGATTGTACGGCGAGTATTCTGCAAACTCCCAGCTGAGATTAGTTGCATTTATTGTTTCCAACACGCGATCGATTTGGAATTCTACTAAGCGTTCTGCACCGATAAATTGTGCTATGCGATTTGTATCCCAAATAATATTAGCTGTGCCAGTTAGCTGTAGGGTATTTCCGCTGACGAAATCAACGAACAGTAAGCCGATTTGAGGATACTGGGCAATGTTACCAAGGGTATTAAACATATTATTGCCCGCATAATCGGGAAATACTAATTCAGTTGCGTTCAAAACTTGTACGAAACCTGGATATCCTCCTCGATGAGATGTATCAGCACCGCTTTGGGGGTGGAAACTAGCGATGAAAAATGTATCTGCTTGAGTAATCCATTGCTGTTGTGCCGGAGTCAAAGCCTTGTAACTATAAACTTCAGTTATAGCCGCTTGGCGATCGCTATGAGCTACTAAATCCCGTACTTGAATGTATTTGGGGCAGTTAAAGTAGACTTGCTGTGTACGCACATCAATATATCCATTTGGCTGAACCATCGCTTTGCCATTAATCCGCAAGCGCCGCCGAGTTGCTAAATCGATCGCCAGAATACCAATGTCATTATGTATTGATAGGTTCTCTAGTAGCGGATCGCTAGGATTGACTTTTGTTTGAATCTGAACTAGTTGTTCTGCTACAACTTCTATAAAACCAGGTTTTCCTACAAGCAGCGATGTCCAGACTTTACCATGCCGATAGATTGTACTAGCGATCGCCAGTCTTTGTGTACTTAGAAAATCTCGTGCTGTTGAATTAATACTCGCACCAATAATTTTGGTTAAACGTGCTGCTTCTGCCTGCACTCCCGCTTGTGCCTGAACTGCTAGTTCCCCAGCATGATAAGTTGATAAACTGTTACGCATTTAGTTTACAAAATGTCTGGAACCAAAATACGCTGCATAGTGAGTGTCACAATTTTGACTTTTAACTTTTGAATTTTGACTTACAACCCTGGCATACTGACGTAACCTGGAAGTTGCTTAACGCGATCGCACCAAGTGATAACATGAGGATAGTTATCTAAAGCAACTTTTGCGTCTGCGGCTAGTCCAACATAGGGGAAGCAGGCAAGATCGGCTATTGTAGGATGGCTGCATTCCAACCACTGGTTATTCGTTAAATGGCGATCGAGAATTTGCAATACCTGATGAGCTTTCTGTTGAGTCAAATCTATATCGAGTTGTCCTTGAAAAATAAAATATCTCCTCGCCGCCGCTAGACTGTTAGCAATCTCATTCGCGGCAAAAGATAACCACTGCATAATTTTTGCGATCGCTTCAGGCTCTAGATGTAACCAATCTTCGCCGCCGTAGCGTCGGGCTAGGTAAACTAAAATAGCTTGGGAATCTCGTAATATTACATCACCATCCATCAAAACTGGGACTTGTCCGCAAGGGTTGAGTTGCAGAAATCGTTCTGTTTTGTGTTCTCCTGCCTTTAAGTTGACGGGTACTGACTCATAGTCTAGGTTCAACATTGACAGCAACAACCTTACTTTGTGGCAGTTTCCCGATAATACAAAGTCATATAGCTGAATCATTAGTTCCTCTCCATTTGTCATCTTGGATAGCTATCAAATCTGTTATCGTATCATCCCTTTTAGGGACGCATAGCGTTACGCACGATCGCCGTGTCCGAAATCTGTAAAAACTGGACGAGTTGCCCGTCTGCACCCTCCTAGATGTAGGCAAATCGCGCATTTAGGCGTGGGCTGCTATCCCGATATGCTCCCATGTAACGTCCCAGAACTACTACCGTTGTACCTACTGAGATGAACCGTTCTGGCATCACAACAAACTCTATCCAATCAGCAAAACGGGCGAATACGCCATTGCAGACGGACTGAGGGCTGTGGTACGAACCACCAGTAGGAAATCCCTCGGTAGAAATCCAGTTCACATCGTCTGCTAGTAGATTGAGAGCGCCATCGAGATCGCTAGCGGCGAGGCGTGCGTAAAACGTGCTGACTAAATCGAGTACGGGTGAATTCATTTGACTTTCTCCTGCGAATTAAGGTGAAAAAATCAGCAACCAAAATTGGCACGGAGTCAGCGAGATTGTCCTGGCAGCCAACATCCGAGAAAGTCTTGGATTGCAGTTGCGATCGCCTCTCCATCTTCCTCTAATGCAAAATGTCCGGTATCCAACAAATGGATTTCAATTTGTTTTAGATCGCGCTCGTAAGGGTATGCACCTGCTTCTGGAAAAATAGGATCGTTTTTGCCCCAAACAACTAAAGTTGGCGGTTGATATTGCCGGAAATACTCTTGCCACTGGAGATAAAGTGGTGGATTGGAGCCGTAATTGTAAAACAATGCTAGTTGAATTTCCGCGTTGCCAGCTCGATCTAAAAAGTATTGGTCTAGATTCCAATTATCAGGGCTAATTGCTGCGGGCTGTCGCGTCCCATTGGTATACTGCCATTTGGTTGCTTCTAATGTCAGAAATTGTCTCAATCGATCGGCATTTTCTAGAGTTTTATCTTGCCAA harbors:
- a CDS encoding diheme cytochrome C — translated: MLPALKSKSHRPKSKRSTPILLLLILAWSIAAAWILAMATHAQPANTIDAVPQRYQLGQELYLENCATCHIAVPPAVLPVQTWQRLLQDTQHYGVQIKPLVDPPRILVWNYLRFASRPLNQDEEIPYRIANSRYFKALHPRVKLPKPTHLSSCVTCHPSANAFNFRSLTPEWENSQ
- a CDS encoding DUF3616 domain-containing protein translates to MNHSTSKRDRILLKFNDSFKKSRTDLSAVLLFPKPHLWVGSDETSTIERLTFVEQQNCFAEHHTFHVQDFIELPKPEDEEIDIEGLAYHDYYLWFIGSHSWKRKKPKPEHTDVENIERLAKIKTEENRYIIGRIPLVDGSLRQSCPHPENPDVTLTAAKVKLTEGGNMLTEALATDPHFGDFVKTNIPGKDNGFDVEGIAIYQQKVFLGLRGPVLRGWAAILELELEIDTTEDTLKLKPIGAEQNLYKKHFVYLNGLGIRDLHVDEKDFLILAGPTMDLDGPVRVYRWHNGVNIAENTLSYPEVMLEIPFGIGDDHAEGMITFNEYTQTPSLLVIYDAPAAARLEGEGGVWADVFSYQ
- a CDS encoding NIL domain-containing protein produces the protein MKKRVTLTFPRRAIQVPVTYRLAKDFNVAANIIRAQVAPNQVGTLVVELSGDIDQLDAAVDWMRSQNINVSSAMAEITIDRELCVDCGLCTGVCPTEALTLNSATFELTFTRSRCIVCEQCIPTCPTQAISTNL
- a CDS encoding thioredoxin family protein, yielding MSAKTPNPSAQPTELTLGKRIRNFIIVLVAIALSVALFLGLRTQTGAVTLATLSDRSTPLEVALSNSKPTLMEFYADWCTVCQKMVPDIARLEQEYAGKVNFVMLNVDNSKWLPEILKYRVDGIPHFVYLGKQGEAIAQAIGEQPRSIMASNLEALLNDAPLPYTSASGQVSKYEANVTPSSETDDPRLHSSQVVK
- a CDS encoding pyridoxamine 5'-phosphate oxidase family protein, which translates into the protein MRNSLSTYHAGELAVQAQAGVQAEAARLTKIIGASINSTARDFLSTQRLAIASTIYRHGKVWTSLLVGKPGFIEVVAEQLVQIQTKVNPSDPLLENLSIHNDIGILAIDLATRRRLRINGKAMVQPNGYIDVRTQQVYFNCPKYIQVRDLVAHSDRQAAITEVYSYKALTPAQQQWITQADTFFIASFHPQSGADTSHRGGYPGFVQVLNATELVFPDYAGNNMFNTLGNIAQYPQIGLLFVDFVSGNTLQLTGTANIIWDTNRIAQFIGAERLVEFQIDRVLETINATNLSWEFAEYSPYNPK
- a CDS encoding glutathione S-transferase family protein, which encodes MIQLYDFVLSGNCHKVRLLLSMLNLDYESVPVNLKAGEHKTERFLQLNPCGQVPVLMDGDVILRDSQAILVYLARRYGGEDWLHLEPEAIAKIMQWLSFAANEIANSLAAARRYFIFQGQLDIDLTQQKAHQVLQILDRHLTNNQWLECSHPTIADLACFPYVGLAADAKVALDNYPHVITWCDRVKQLPGYVSMPGL
- a CDS encoding nuclear transport factor 2 family protein, translating into MNSPVLDLVSTFYARLAASDLDGALNLLADDVNWISTEGFPTGGSYHSPQSVCNGVFARFADWIEFVVMPERFISVGTTVVVLGRYMGAYRDSSPRLNARFAYI
- a CDS encoding alpha/beta hydrolase; translation: MQALIVQNGNAYEEGLQDFWQPLRAYWQDKTLENADRLRQFLTLEATKWQYTNGTRQPAAISPDNWNLDQYFLDRAGNAEIQLALFYNYGSNPPLYLQWQEYFRQYQPPTLVVWGKNDPIFPEAGAYPYERDLKQIEIHLLDTGHFALEEDGEAIATAIQDFLGCWLPGQSR